In Paramormyrops kingsleyae isolate MSU_618 chromosome 13, PKINGS_0.4, whole genome shotgun sequence, a single window of DNA contains:
- the LOC111845726 gene encoding uncharacterized protein isoform X1 — protein MREIMPQRKRTVTLMSGKRKAKFEEDLFPFNSLPVDCQLHVLSFLSEVDKCSAALVCSSWSCLVRSGKLWRVADFSRRGAFHMGQEGLLVSNREFERWKAWVHNYTHHLISRGASLLTLRASFDLGDQYNKWGDLLSHLLESVHCRDLTHLDLNWTFTLLEPLDLRLHSSSSSSSHQDSITKMDQVSNFQVLLSKLTSSCPRISKMRVHFDWSETSVSLLTQFQYLRVLELKYFWVFKGVNPGTLQNLTKSLPNLKSLTLHVLVPLRNLGISYTLESLSLEFLDVSQSRGLVFSCLNLPALRELRAKKVVRGFTLDRRTRLRIQSRWPCLYQVLREGTPKLQALNNERLLPNWKEQSYSELTSILQQSCYCLQHLDSWLW, from the exons ATGCGGGAG ATCATGCCTCAACGGAAGAGAACGGTCACTCTCATGAGTGGGAAGAGGAAGGCAAAATTCGAGGAGGACCTGTTTCCTTTCAACTCACTGCCAGTGGATTGCCAGCTTCATGTGCTGTCCTTCCTGAGCGAGGTGGACAAGTGCAGTGCAGCACTGGTGTGCTCCAGCTGGAGCTGCCTCGTACGCTCGGGGAAGCTCTGGAGGGTGGCAGACTTCTCCCGTCGCGGGGCTTTCCACATGGGCCAGGAGGGCCTTTTGGTGTCCAACCGAGAGTTTGAGAGATGGAAGGCTTGGGTCCACAACTACACCCATCACCTCATATCCAGAGGGGCGAGTCTTCTAACCCTCAGGGCCAGCTTTGACTTAGGAGACCAGTACAACAAGTGGGGGGATCTTCTGTCCCATCTTTTAGAAAGTGTCCATTGTAGAGACCTGACTCACCTGGACTTAAATTGGACCTTCACTCTGTTGGAGCCCCTGGACCTCCGGCTGCactccagctccagctccagctcccACCAGGACAGCATCACCAAAATGGACCAGGTGAGCAATTTTCAGGTGCTGCTTTCTAAGCTCACCAGCAGCTGCCCACGCATATCCAAGATGAGGGTGCATTTCGACTGGTCAGAAACCTCAGTCTCGCTGCTGACTCAATTTCAGTACCTCAGAGTTCTGGAGCTCAAGTACTTCTGGGTCTTCAAAGGGGTCAACCCTGGCACCTTGCAGAACCTGACTAAATCCCTGCCCAATCTCAAGTCGCTGACGCTTCATGTCTTGGTGCCCCTCAGGAATCTTGGGATCTCCTACACACTGGAGTCCTTGTCCTTAGAATTCCTCGATGTATCTCAGAGCCGCGGTTTGGTCTTTTCTTGTCTTAACCTGCCTGCTCTTCGAGAGCTGCGAGCCAAGAAGGTGGTCCGAGGCTTCACTCTGGATCGTCGGACCAGGCTGCGGATCCAGAGCAGGTGGCCGTGCCTTTATCAGGTTCTGCGAGAGGGAACCCCCAAACTACAGGCTCTCAACAATGAGCGCCTTCTCCCAAACTGGAAGGAGCAGAGCTACAGTGAATTGACCTCCATCCTTCAGCAGTCCTGCTATTGCCTTCAACACTTAGACAGCTGGCTTTGGTAA
- the LOC111845726 gene encoding uncharacterized protein isoform X2, whose translation MPQRKRTVTLMSGKRKAKFEEDLFPFNSLPVDCQLHVLSFLSEVDKCSAALVCSSWSCLVRSGKLWRVADFSRRGAFHMGQEGLLVSNREFERWKAWVHNYTHHLISRGASLLTLRASFDLGDQYNKWGDLLSHLLESVHCRDLTHLDLNWTFTLLEPLDLRLHSSSSSSSHQDSITKMDQVSNFQVLLSKLTSSCPRISKMRVHFDWSETSVSLLTQFQYLRVLELKYFWVFKGVNPGTLQNLTKSLPNLKSLTLHVLVPLRNLGISYTLESLSLEFLDVSQSRGLVFSCLNLPALRELRAKKVVRGFTLDRRTRLRIQSRWPCLYQVLREGTPKLQALNNERLLPNWKEQSYSELTSILQQSCYCLQHLDSWLW comes from the coding sequence ATGCCTCAACGGAAGAGAACGGTCACTCTCATGAGTGGGAAGAGGAAGGCAAAATTCGAGGAGGACCTGTTTCCTTTCAACTCACTGCCAGTGGATTGCCAGCTTCATGTGCTGTCCTTCCTGAGCGAGGTGGACAAGTGCAGTGCAGCACTGGTGTGCTCCAGCTGGAGCTGCCTCGTACGCTCGGGGAAGCTCTGGAGGGTGGCAGACTTCTCCCGTCGCGGGGCTTTCCACATGGGCCAGGAGGGCCTTTTGGTGTCCAACCGAGAGTTTGAGAGATGGAAGGCTTGGGTCCACAACTACACCCATCACCTCATATCCAGAGGGGCGAGTCTTCTAACCCTCAGGGCCAGCTTTGACTTAGGAGACCAGTACAACAAGTGGGGGGATCTTCTGTCCCATCTTTTAGAAAGTGTCCATTGTAGAGACCTGACTCACCTGGACTTAAATTGGACCTTCACTCTGTTGGAGCCCCTGGACCTCCGGCTGCactccagctccagctccagctcccACCAGGACAGCATCACCAAAATGGACCAGGTGAGCAATTTTCAGGTGCTGCTTTCTAAGCTCACCAGCAGCTGCCCACGCATATCCAAGATGAGGGTGCATTTCGACTGGTCAGAAACCTCAGTCTCGCTGCTGACTCAATTTCAGTACCTCAGAGTTCTGGAGCTCAAGTACTTCTGGGTCTTCAAAGGGGTCAACCCTGGCACCTTGCAGAACCTGACTAAATCCCTGCCCAATCTCAAGTCGCTGACGCTTCATGTCTTGGTGCCCCTCAGGAATCTTGGGATCTCCTACACACTGGAGTCCTTGTCCTTAGAATTCCTCGATGTATCTCAGAGCCGCGGTTTGGTCTTTTCTTGTCTTAACCTGCCTGCTCTTCGAGAGCTGCGAGCCAAGAAGGTGGTCCGAGGCTTCACTCTGGATCGTCGGACCAGGCTGCGGATCCAGAGCAGGTGGCCGTGCCTTTATCAGGTTCTGCGAGAGGGAACCCCCAAACTACAGGCTCTCAACAATGAGCGCCTTCTCCCAAACTGGAAGGAGCAGAGCTACAGTGAATTGACCTCCATCCTTCAGCAGTCCTGCTATTGCCTTCAACACTTAGACAGCTGGCTTTGGTAA
- the anpeplb gene encoding alanyl (membrane) aminopeptidase-like b, with protein sequence MFKGLLFSKALAVGIGVVTASAVCSMVAMVVIYQIEMSNDPPRRPPTPPATTPFPSGPPPNLRLPDTLVPQMYKLYLQPHFHVQVTNITNQTFAFTGNSTVIFKCVKNTNRIFLHSKDLNVTEYRVSDGRNTELRGKLSLTMGSSNFMEIELDGVLKAGETYTLFTAFEGELKDDMTGFYKSKYTVDGEDRFLATTQMQPTDARRVFPCFDEPAMKAVFNVTIIHRDGTTALSNSNRKGHIEITIDGETWLVTEFNPTHKMSTYLLAFTVSEFKRIPALGNSQIRTWARPEAISAGQADYAQKTAESILPAFEELYDIKYPLSKLEQIAIPDFSAGGMENWGLISYREGALLYEEGVSSTANMEWIARVISHELAHQWFGNLVTMKWWNDLWLNEGFATYISYIGIDSVHPEWKISDRFVLYETQPALQVDSLATSRPLSPRAEDVQTPANITQQFDQITYSKGASILRMLSIYLKDTVFQKGIKTYLKAYQYSNTEAADFWRHLQEALGPADINVAQVMKTWTQQMGYPLITINTKTGDVSQQHFLLNQTSTRNFVWYVPVLMLKSGSNEPDYKFDPVTEKGPVRRPEYRTEEDQWLLANVYYTGYYRVNYDQGNWEKLLKQLNMNPQEIPVINRGQLIDDAFNLARAHHVNTTLALNTTKFLYNETELIPWEFGLRNLKYFILMFDRSEVYGPMKAYMRKQVTPLYTHFKNYTDNSTVPEDHAEQYNQINAISVACANELPECQNMASAFFKGWMDDPEKNAIQSNLKSAIYCSAIAVGGEKEWDFAWEAYINATIASEKDKLRYGMSCSRNIWILNRYLTYTLDPSKIRKMDFVSTVNYIAANVAGQSLAWEFVQSHWTYIIQEYGGGIMPLGNLIDGVTERFSSELELKQLKQFQKDHGPDSFGSATQALEQAIERTGANIKWVKENKQTVLDWFQREPADK encoded by the exons ATGTTTAAAGGACTGCTCTTCTCCAAGGCTCTGGCCGTGGGTATCGGCGTGGTGACGGCCTCAGCCGTCTGCTCCATGGTGGCAATGGTGGTCATCTACCAAATAGAGATGTCGAACGATCCCCCGCGCCGGCCACCTACGCCCCCCGCCACCACGCCGTTCCCATCCGGGCCGCCTCCGAACCTGAGGCTACCAGACACTCTAGTTCCTCAGATGTACAAGTTGTATCTGCAGCCTCATTTTCACGTCCAGGTGACCAACATTACGAACCAGACCTTCGCTTTCACTGGCAATTCCACCGTGATCTTCAAGTGTGtgaaaaacacaaacaggaTCTTTCTCCACAGCAAAGACCTGAATGTGACGGAGTACCGTGTATCTGATGGAAGGAACACAGAACTGCGTGGAAAACTCAGCTTGACAATGGGCAGCAGCAACTTCATGGAAATTGAACTTGATGGTGTGTTGAAAGCTGGTGAGACATACACACTCTTCACAGCGTTTGAAGGGGAGTTGAAGGATGACATGACTGGATTCTATAAGAGTAAATACACAGTGGACGGGGAAGACAG ATTCCTAGCAACAACCCAGATGCAGCCTACAGATGCACGGAGAGTGTTTCCTTGTTTCGATGAACCAGCCATGAAAGCTGTATTTAATGTCACCATAATACACAGGGATGGAACCACAGCGCTGAGTAATTCCAACCGAAAGG GTCACATTGAGATCACTATCGATGGAGAGACATGGCTTGTTACTGAGTTTAATCCAACTCACAagatgtcaacttacctcttAGCCTTCACAGTCTCTGAATTCAAAAGAATACCAGCGCTGGGAAACAGTCAAATCAGG ACGTGGGCGCGGCCAGAAGCCATAAGCGCTGGTCAAGCAGATTACGCACAGAAGACTGCGGAAAGCATCCTGCCTGCCTTCGAGGAACTTTATGACATAAAATATCCACTGAGCAAACTAG AGCAAATCGCAATACCGGACTTCAGCGCAGGCGGCATGGAGAACTGGGGCCTGATAAGTTACCGTGAGGGCGCCCTGCTCTACGAAGAAGGCGTCTCCTCCACAGCAAACATGGAGTGGATTGCCAGAGTGATTTCCCATGAACTGGCCCATCAG TGGTTTGGGAACCTGGTGACCATGAAGTGGTGGAACGATCTGTGGCTGAATGAGGGCTTTGCGACATACATCTCCTATATCGGGATCGACAGCGTTCACCCCGAATGGAAAATC AGCGACCGTTTCGTCCTCTATGAGACCCAGCCAGCGCTTCAGGTGGATTCCCTGGCCACGTCCCGCCCCCTCAGCCCCAGAGCAGAGGATGTGCAGACCCCTGCTAACATCACACAGCAGTTTGACCAAATCACCTACAGCAAG GGGGCATCGATATTAAGGATGCTGTCCATATACCTGAAAGACACCGTCTTCCAAAAGGGCATTAAG ACGTATCTCAAAGCTTATCAGTATAGCAACACTGAGGCTGCAGACTTCTGGAGACACTTACAGGAG GCCTTAGGACCTGCTGATATCAATGTGGCACAGGTGATGAAGACATGGACCCAGCAAATGGGCTACCCGCTCATAACCATTAACACCAAAACTGGGGATGTTTCACAGCAGCACTTTTTGCTCAATCAAACATCCACCCGCAA CTTTGTATGGTATGTTCCAGTTCTTATGTTAAAGTCAGGATCAAATGAACCAGATTACAAGTTTGACCCGGTGACTGAAAAAGGTCCAG TCAGAAGGCCAGAGTACCGAACTGAAGAAGACCAGTGGCTTCTGGCCAATGTCTACTACACTGGATATTACAGAGTTAACTACGATCAGGGGAATTGGGAAAAACTCCTTAAACAGCTCAACATGAATCCTCAG GAAATTCCAGTCATCAACAGAGGGCAGCTTATTGATGATGCGTTTAATCTTGCACG AGCCCACCATGTTAATACCACTCTGGCTTTAAACACAACCAAGTTCCTTTACAATGAAACAGAGCTGATACCGTGGGAGTTCGGGTTGAGGAACCTGAAATATTTCATTCTCATGTTCGATCGCTCCGAGGTTTATGGTCCAATGAAG GCTTATATGAGAAAGCAAGTCACCCCCCTTTATACgcactttaaaaattacaccGACAATTCCACAGTTCCAGAAGACCATGCTGAACA GTATAACCAGATCAATGCCATTTCAGTTGCATGTGCCAATGAACTTCCCGAGTGCCAAAACATGGCCAGCGCTTTCTTCAAGGGCTGGATGGACGACCCGGAAAAGAATGC GATACAATCAAACCTGAAGTCAGCCATCTACTGCAGCGCCATAGCTGTTGGAGGGGAAAAGGAATGGGACTTCGCGTGGGAGGCGTACATAAATGCCACCATAGCAAGTGAAAAAGACAAGCTCAGATACGGAATGTCCTGCTCCAGGAACATTTGGATCTTAAATAG ATACCTCACATATACTCTGGATCCGAGTAAGATAAGGAAGATGGATTTTGTTTCCACTGTGAACTACATTGCGGCAAACGTGGCCGGCCAGTCATTAGCCTGGGAATTTGTCCAGTCTCACTGGACGTACATAATCCAAGA GTATGGTGGGGGAATAATGCCACTTGGAAACCTCATTGATGGAGTGACGGAGAGATTCTCCTCAGAATTGGAACTTAAACAG CTGAAGCAGTTCCAGAAGGACCACGGGCCGGATTCCTTCGGCTCTGCCACGCAGGCCCTCGAGCAGGCCATTGAGAGGACGGGGGCCAACATCAAGTGGGTAAAGGAAAACAAGCAGACTGTTCTGGATTGGTTCCAAAGAGAGCCGGCGGACAAATGA
- the arpin gene encoding arpin isoform X2 — protein sequence MSRIYENKALQNKPVINERLDYPWRPSAHQSGPGVILEGKLVDVSRHVITDVNKQKDRYYILYVTPSRVHRRKFDSKGNEIEPNFSETRKVNTGFLMSSFKVEAKGESDRLSEDELKAVVRKAELLKVTETHAPPGTVSFWLPEGEMEKTELEPGQDIRLKTKGDGPFIFSLAKLDGGSVTKCNFAGDEQTGASWTDKIMANKAGSDSVAKCEGGAEGVDESEWDD from the exons ATGAGCCGTATATATGAAAATAAAGCGCTGCAAAATAAACCCGTGATAAATGAGAGACTAGATTACCCGTGGCGACCCTCTGCACATCAGAG tggTCCAGGTGTTATTTTGGAAGGAAAGCTGGTGGATGTGTCCCGGCACGTTATTACTGATGTCAATAAGCAGAAG GACCGCTACTACATTCTGTACGTTACACCAAGTCGAGTCCATCGGCGGAAGTTTGATTCCAAAGGCAATGAGATTGAGCCGAACTTCAGTGAAACACGGAAGGTCAACACGGGCTTCCTTATGTCCTCCTTCA AGGTGGAGGCTAAAGGGGAGAGTGACCGGCTCTCTGAGGACGAGCTGAAGGCGGTAGTCCGCAAGGCGGAGCTCTTGAAGGTGACAGAGACACACGCACCCCCTGGTACCGTGTCCTTCTGGTTGCCGGAGGGGGAAATGGAAAAGACGGAATTAGAACCCGGGCAGGACATCAGACTCAAAACCAAAGGGGACGGACCGTTTATCT TTTCCTTGGCCAAATTAGACGGGGGCTCGGTAACAAAGTGTAACTTTGCTGGAGATGAACAGACCGGAGCTTCCTGGACCGATAAGATCATGGCGAACAAAGCTGGCAGCGACAGTGTGGCGAAATGTGAAGGGGGGGCCGAGGGGGTGGACGAAAGTGAGTGG GATGACTGA
- the arpin gene encoding arpin isoform X1: MSRIYENKALQNKPVINERLDYPWRPSAHQSGPGVILEGKLVDVSRHVITDVNKQKDRYYILYVTPSRVHRRKFDSKGNEIEPNFSETRKVNTGFLMSSFKVEAKGESDRLSEDELKAVVRKAELLKVTETHAPPGTVSFWLPEGEMEKTELEPGQDIRLKTKGDGPFIFSLAKLDGGSVTKCNFAGDEQTGASWTDKIMANKAGSDSVAKCEGGAEGVDESEWVRMANAAEPGSG, translated from the exons ATGAGCCGTATATATGAAAATAAAGCGCTGCAAAATAAACCCGTGATAAATGAGAGACTAGATTACCCGTGGCGACCCTCTGCACATCAGAG tggTCCAGGTGTTATTTTGGAAGGAAAGCTGGTGGATGTGTCCCGGCACGTTATTACTGATGTCAATAAGCAGAAG GACCGCTACTACATTCTGTACGTTACACCAAGTCGAGTCCATCGGCGGAAGTTTGATTCCAAAGGCAATGAGATTGAGCCGAACTTCAGTGAAACACGGAAGGTCAACACGGGCTTCCTTATGTCCTCCTTCA AGGTGGAGGCTAAAGGGGAGAGTGACCGGCTCTCTGAGGACGAGCTGAAGGCGGTAGTCCGCAAGGCGGAGCTCTTGAAGGTGACAGAGACACACGCACCCCCTGGTACCGTGTCCTTCTGGTTGCCGGAGGGGGAAATGGAAAAGACGGAATTAGAACCCGGGCAGGACATCAGACTCAAAACCAAAGGGGACGGACCGTTTATCT TTTCCTTGGCCAAATTAGACGGGGGCTCGGTAACAAAGTGTAACTTTGCTGGAGATGAACAGACCGGAGCTTCCTGGACCGATAAGATCATGGCGAACAAAGCTGGCAGCGACAGTGTGGCGAAATGTGAAGGGGGGGCCGAGGGGGTGGACGAAAGTGAGTGGGTAAGGATGGCTAACGCGGCCGAACCGGGCAGCGGCTGA
- the fam169b gene encoding protein FAM169B isoform X2, producing MNTIRQSLLVAKGNVHQAANLSDELTPVVDYYPVDLPLDYHTLRISAENFLSCLEFNSIRENYFLLPSGEKMTVTQDSVCQLPLFSDDDLACVVLALHLPEDQTHVLALYLAGRWWALNDILKTSNSSRSGLMLVQSAEERLVLFVLSQIIFGTLERPISETIYFSPHPVKETGKIIWVSGEAVGFYTIKEKGRLCDRYTAQCYLLPVLDTVFVRSSWRRQGFALRMLGDFCSSFSNERVVGISYPVSADMYQVCRKYLSTHDAEQERLYEVEAPGDWSQRRNVWLTLQLGCNP from the exons ATGAACACTATTCGACAAAGTCTTCTGGTTGCAAAGGGGAATGTCCACCAGGCAGCAAACCTTAGCGATGAGCTGACACCAGTCG TGGATTACTATCCAGTCGATCTTCCTCTGGATTACCACACCTTGAGGATAAGTGCAGAGAATTTCTTGTCATGTTTGGAATTTAACTCAATCCGCGAAAATTATTTTCTTCTGCCGAGTGGTGAAAAG ATGACAGTAACGCAGGACAGTGTGTGTCAGCTTCCACTCTTCAGTGATGATGACCTAGCGTGCGTGGTTTTGGCTCTGCACTTGCCTGAGGACCAAACACACG TGCTTGCACTGTACCTGGCTGGGAGATGGTGGGCCCTGAACGATATCTTAAAAACATCCAACTCGTCCAGGTCCGGGCTGATGCTG GTTCAGTCTGCTGAGGAAAGACTGGTGCTCTTTGTGCTCAGTCAGATCATTTTTGGGACTTTGGAGCGACCCATAAGTGAGACCATTTACTTTAGCCCTCACCCGGTAAAGGAAACCGGCAAAATTATCTGGGTTAGTGGGGAGGCCGTCGGCTTCTACACGATCAAGGAGAAAG GCAGGCTGTGTGACCGATATACAGCTCAGTGCTACCTGCTGCCTGTACTGGACACTGTATTTGTCCGAAGCTCGTGGAGAAGGCAGGGCTTTGCGCTGAGGATGCTGGGAGATttctgttcatcattctccaaTGAGAGAGTGGTGGGCATCAGCTACCCTGTATCAGCTGACATGTACCAGG TGTGTAGGAAATATCTGAGCACCCACGATGCTGAGCAAGAGCGTCTTTATGAGGTGGAGGCACCTGGAGACTGGAGCCAAAGGCGAAATGTATGGCTAACCCTGCAGCTGGGCTGTAACCCTTAG
- the fam169b gene encoding protein FAM169B isoform X1, with the protein MGKFPPKRLSVCSSSTRNSTNNLGNIKMDESKAKFILNPILGRRMDYYPVDLPLDYHTLRISAENFLSCLEFNSIRENYFLLPSGEKMTVTQDSVCQLPLFSDDDLACVVLALHLPEDQTHVLALYLAGRWWALNDILKTSNSSRSGLMLVQSAEERLVLFVLSQIIFGTLERPISETIYFSPHPVKETGKIIWVSGEAVGFYTIKEKGRLCDRYTAQCYLLPVLDTVFVRSSWRRQGFALRMLGDFCSSFSNERVVGISYPVSADMYQVCRKYLSTHDAEQERLYEVEAPGDWSQRRNVWLTLQLGCNP; encoded by the exons ATGGGAAAATTTCCTCCTAAAcgtttgtctgtctgttcttCGTCCACAAGGAACAGTACAAACAACTTGGGCAATATAAAAATGGACGAAAGCAAAgctaaatttattttaaacccAATTCTGGGTAGGCGAA TGGATTACTATCCAGTCGATCTTCCTCTGGATTACCACACCTTGAGGATAAGTGCAGAGAATTTCTTGTCATGTTTGGAATTTAACTCAATCCGCGAAAATTATTTTCTTCTGCCGAGTGGTGAAAAG ATGACAGTAACGCAGGACAGTGTGTGTCAGCTTCCACTCTTCAGTGATGATGACCTAGCGTGCGTGGTTTTGGCTCTGCACTTGCCTGAGGACCAAACACACG TGCTTGCACTGTACCTGGCTGGGAGATGGTGGGCCCTGAACGATATCTTAAAAACATCCAACTCGTCCAGGTCCGGGCTGATGCTG GTTCAGTCTGCTGAGGAAAGACTGGTGCTCTTTGTGCTCAGTCAGATCATTTTTGGGACTTTGGAGCGACCCATAAGTGAGACCATTTACTTTAGCCCTCACCCGGTAAAGGAAACCGGCAAAATTATCTGGGTTAGTGGGGAGGCCGTCGGCTTCTACACGATCAAGGAGAAAG GCAGGCTGTGTGACCGATATACAGCTCAGTGCTACCTGCTGCCTGTACTGGACACTGTATTTGTCCGAAGCTCGTGGAGAAGGCAGGGCTTTGCGCTGAGGATGCTGGGAGATttctgttcatcattctccaaTGAGAGAGTGGTGGGCATCAGCTACCCTGTATCAGCTGACATGTACCAGG TGTGTAGGAAATATCTGAGCACCCACGATGCTGAGCAAGAGCGTCTTTATGAGGTGGAGGCACCTGGAGACTGGAGCCAAAGGCGAAATGTATGGCTAACCCTGCAGCTGGGCTGTAACCCTTAG
- the fam169b gene encoding protein FAM169B isoform X3: METDQAQFVVDYYPVDLPLDYHTLRISAENFLSCLEFNSIRENYFLLPSGEKMTVTQDSVCQLPLFSDDDLACVVLALHLPEDQTHVLALYLAGRWWALNDILKTSNSSRSGLMLVQSAEERLVLFVLSQIIFGTLERPISETIYFSPHPVKETGKIIWVSGEAVGFYTIKEKGRLCDRYTAQCYLLPVLDTVFVRSSWRRQGFALRMLGDFCSSFSNERVVGISYPVSADMYQVCRKYLSTHDAEQERLYEVEAPGDWSQRRNVWLTLQLGCNP, translated from the exons ATGGAAACCGACCAGGCACAATTTGTTG TGGATTACTATCCAGTCGATCTTCCTCTGGATTACCACACCTTGAGGATAAGTGCAGAGAATTTCTTGTCATGTTTGGAATTTAACTCAATCCGCGAAAATTATTTTCTTCTGCCGAGTGGTGAAAAG ATGACAGTAACGCAGGACAGTGTGTGTCAGCTTCCACTCTTCAGTGATGATGACCTAGCGTGCGTGGTTTTGGCTCTGCACTTGCCTGAGGACCAAACACACG TGCTTGCACTGTACCTGGCTGGGAGATGGTGGGCCCTGAACGATATCTTAAAAACATCCAACTCGTCCAGGTCCGGGCTGATGCTG GTTCAGTCTGCTGAGGAAAGACTGGTGCTCTTTGTGCTCAGTCAGATCATTTTTGGGACTTTGGAGCGACCCATAAGTGAGACCATTTACTTTAGCCCTCACCCGGTAAAGGAAACCGGCAAAATTATCTGGGTTAGTGGGGAGGCCGTCGGCTTCTACACGATCAAGGAGAAAG GCAGGCTGTGTGACCGATATACAGCTCAGTGCTACCTGCTGCCTGTACTGGACACTGTATTTGTCCGAAGCTCGTGGAGAAGGCAGGGCTTTGCGCTGAGGATGCTGGGAGATttctgttcatcattctccaaTGAGAGAGTGGTGGGCATCAGCTACCCTGTATCAGCTGACATGTACCAGG TGTGTAGGAAATATCTGAGCACCCACGATGCTGAGCAAGAGCGTCTTTATGAGGTGGAGGCACCTGGAGACTGGAGCCAAAGGCGAAATGTATGGCTAACCCTGCAGCTGGGCTGTAACCCTTAG